In Pseudomonas sp. MYb327, one DNA window encodes the following:
- a CDS encoding MaoC family dehydratase — MNMSYHYDHLAQFVGKELGVSEWALVDQARINEFAHCTEDHQWIHVDEVRCQVESPFGTTIAHGFLNLSLLGGLMMQMGIVPAGVSSLVNAGVTNVRFKNAVRAGTRVRARASVHSVEVKDGGRTLLILLAQLELEGQAEPALTAECVAMLFREVTSDAVA, encoded by the coding sequence ATGAACATGAGTTATCACTACGACCACCTGGCTCAATTCGTGGGCAAGGAACTGGGCGTTTCCGAATGGGCCCTGGTTGACCAGGCACGAATCAACGAGTTCGCCCATTGCACGGAAGACCACCAGTGGATTCATGTGGATGAGGTACGTTGCCAGGTTGAAAGCCCTTTTGGTACGACCATCGCCCACGGCTTTCTAAACCTGTCACTGCTCGGTGGCTTGATGATGCAGATGGGCATCGTGCCTGCCGGTGTGAGCAGCCTGGTCAATGCCGGCGTGACCAACGTTCGCTTCAAAAATGCCGTGCGCGCGGGCACGCGTGTCCGGGCGCGGGCCTCGGTGCATTCGGTCGAGGTCAAGGATGGCGGGCGTACCTTGCTGATACTTCTGGCTCAGCTGGAGCTGGAGGGTCAAGCGGAGCCTGCGTTGACCGCTGAGTGTGTGGCTATGCTCTTTCGAGAGGTGACAAGTGACGCTGTTGCATAA
- a CDS encoding DUF1302 domain-containing protein has protein sequence MPNNNNKRLSRLNPLAVAIALSTASSAQAVTFEVGDEWQGEWNTTLTVGSQWRAEDADNKLYSGANGRSVGKQGGLSNRSDAGNLNYDKGDRFSSIGKFVTDVSLRNGDLGGLVRVKGWYDQALADEDVNLGSISNGYKKDAPLSDRGYEDLQKYKGVYLLDAYVYDTFYIDQSPLQVRLGRQVVNWGESLYIQGLNQINPLDVPALRRPGTELKEALIPVWMGYFNLGLPAGISMEGFYQLKYENTAVEGCGHYWSVAETVIARDPGSCDVGVTLGDPNALSSAEAINAGAYLPLNKGKEPKDGGQWGLAFRIPVDALDGELGVYYMNYHSRTPYLAIRNDASRVPDEFSGAPAGGAFGGTGPSWEYPEDIRLYGVSFTTTVKGWSLAGELSHSPNQPVQLNGADLLNGALGGVGPLAELQQAVLGQRAALTEGWNRFEKTQLQFNAVNLFPNVLGADNLTVVGEVGFQWNNVPDFKDNERYGRAFIFDMGAAPSTGALGALGNAQPDGAKNDGYVTDFSWGYRLRGQLDYSNFLGTSVTASPFAYLGQDVEGVSMDGQFNEGRLTESVGVSFDYNKQHKVEMSYVTFDNSAEYDPMRDHDFFAASYSYSF, from the coding sequence ATGCCAAACAACAACAATAAGCGTCTTTCCCGTTTGAATCCGTTGGCAGTTGCCATCGCACTGTCCACCGCCAGCAGTGCACAGGCCGTTACTTTCGAAGTCGGTGACGAGTGGCAAGGGGAGTGGAACACCACGCTGACCGTGGGTTCGCAGTGGCGCGCCGAAGATGCGGATAACAAGCTTTATTCTGGTGCCAACGGACGTTCCGTGGGCAAGCAGGGCGGTCTTTCCAATCGCAGCGATGCGGGCAACTTGAACTATGACAAGGGCGACCGGTTCTCCAGCATTGGCAAGTTCGTGACCGATGTGTCGTTGCGCAATGGCGACCTGGGTGGCCTGGTGCGAGTGAAGGGCTGGTATGACCAGGCCCTGGCCGATGAAGACGTCAACCTTGGCAGCATTTCCAACGGCTACAAAAAGGACGCGCCACTGTCTGACCGCGGCTACGAAGACTTGCAGAAGTACAAGGGCGTGTACCTGCTCGATGCCTATGTCTACGACACGTTCTATATCGATCAGTCACCCTTGCAGGTGCGCCTGGGTCGCCAAGTCGTGAACTGGGGCGAGAGCTTGTACATCCAGGGCCTGAACCAGATTAACCCCCTTGATGTTCCGGCCCTGCGACGTCCCGGCACCGAGCTCAAGGAAGCGCTGATTCCGGTCTGGATGGGCTATTTCAACCTCGGTCTGCCGGCGGGCATTTCCATGGAAGGCTTCTACCAGCTCAAGTATGAGAACACGGCCGTGGAAGGCTGTGGCCATTACTGGTCGGTGGCCGAAACGGTGATCGCACGCGATCCTGGCAGCTGCGATGTCGGCGTCACCCTGGGCGATCCGAACGCGCTGTCTTCGGCAGAAGCGATCAACGCCGGTGCCTACCTGCCACTGAACAAGGGCAAGGAACCCAAGGACGGTGGCCAATGGGGTCTGGCGTTCCGCATTCCCGTCGATGCACTGGATGGCGAGCTGGGTGTTTATTACATGAACTACCACTCGCGCACGCCATACCTGGCGATCCGCAACGACGCGTCGCGCGTACCGGATGAATTCTCCGGAGCACCGGCCGGTGGCGCATTCGGCGGCACGGGCCCGAGTTGGGAATACCCCGAAGATATCCGCCTGTACGGCGTGAGCTTTACCACAACCGTCAAGGGCTGGTCGCTGGCCGGTGAATTGAGTCACTCGCCGAACCAACCGGTGCAACTCAACGGTGCCGATCTGCTCAATGGCGCATTGGGTGGCGTCGGTCCGCTGGCCGAGCTGCAACAAGCGGTGCTCGGACAGCGCGCGGCACTGACAGAGGGCTGGAATCGCTTCGAGAAAACCCAGCTGCAATTCAACGCGGTGAACCTGTTTCCCAATGTGCTGGGTGCGGACAACCTGACGGTCGTTGGCGAAGTGGGCTTCCAATGGAACAACGTGCCGGACTTCAAGGACAACGAACGTTATGGCCGCGCCTTCATATTTGACATGGGCGCCGCGCCAAGCACTGGCGCCTTGGGTGCACTGGGCAACGCCCAACCCGATGGTGCGAAGAATGATGGTTATGTCACCGACTTCTCCTGGGGTTATCGCCTGCGCGGGCAGCTGGACTACTCCAACTTCCTGGGCACTTCGGTGACCGCTTCGCCGTTCGCCTACCTCGGTCAGGATGTGGAAGGTGTCTCCATGGACGGGCAATTCAACGAAGGCCGCCTGACCGAAAGCGTCGGTGTGAGCTTCGACTACAACAAGCAACACAAAGTCGAAATGAGCTACGTCACCTTCGACAACAGTGCCGAATACGACCCGATGCGCGACCACGACTTCTTCGCGGCCAGTTACAGCTACAGCTTCTAA
- a CDS encoding class II aldolase/adducin family protein translates to MTTKLPAAMVNALFGPRPEGVEIPEPPCFDSIAKERQYRKEQLAAGFRIFGRFGFSEGVAGHITVRDPERPSEWFWVNPFGKSFSRIRASDLVLVDHEGHVVQGQYAVNRAALVIHSHVHAARPDALAAAHAHSLHGKAFSSLGIPLAPITQDACAFYEDHGLYSEFGGVATEVDEGVRIGEALGKHKAVILQNHGLLTVGQSVAEAIWWFITMERSCQAQLLAMAAGTPKLIDHQTALGVRSQVGTPYAGWFQARPLWDQITHSDPDLFN, encoded by the coding sequence ATGACAACAAAACTACCTGCAGCAATGGTTAATGCCCTGTTCGGTCCGCGCCCAGAGGGTGTCGAGATTCCAGAGCCACCTTGTTTCGACTCTATTGCCAAAGAGCGCCAATACCGCAAGGAGCAGCTTGCCGCTGGCTTCCGAATTTTTGGCCGGTTCGGCTTTTCCGAAGGTGTCGCAGGGCACATCACGGTGCGTGATCCCGAACGCCCGTCCGAGTGGTTTTGGGTGAACCCGTTTGGCAAGAGTTTCAGCCGTATCCGTGCTTCGGACCTGGTCCTGGTCGACCATGAAGGCCACGTCGTCCAAGGGCAATACGCGGTCAATCGCGCGGCCCTGGTCATTCATTCCCATGTCCACGCAGCACGCCCCGATGCACTGGCCGCTGCGCATGCCCACTCGTTGCACGGCAAGGCGTTTTCCAGCCTGGGTATCCCGCTTGCGCCCATCACTCAGGATGCCTGCGCCTTCTACGAAGATCATGGCTTGTATAGCGAATTCGGCGGCGTCGCGACCGAGGTGGACGAAGGCGTGCGTATCGGTGAAGCGTTGGGCAAACACAAGGCGGTAATCCTGCAGAACCATGGCTTGCTGACGGTCGGCCAGTCCGTCGCCGAAGCCATCTGGTGGTTTATCACGATGGAGCGTTCCTGCCAGGCGCAGTTGTTGGCCATGGCCGCCGGCACGCCCAAGTTGATTGATCACCAGACCGCGCTAGGCGTGCGTTCGCAGGTCGGCACGCCTTACGCCGGCTGGTTCCAGGCAAGACCGTTGTGGGATCAAATCACCCACAGCGATCCCGATCTATTCAATTGA
- a CDS encoding choline dehydrogenase, translating into MSGNKWDYIIVGGGSAGSVLANRLSECASNRVLLLEAGPSGRWSPLVAIPAGAVALMKSRRYNWLFETEPQPQLANRRMFQPRGRCLGGSSSINLAVNTRGQPWDYDEWERLGCPGWGFRDVLPFFKKSENFEPVSQPADAPFHGKGGPLNIAERRWTSPYGHAFLEACAQAGLPRSSDPNGADQEGACLQRAYQKNGRRCSNARAYLNPARDRENLQIITGAHATRVLLDGKRAVGVEYMRNGKLCQARASAEVILSGGAFQSPQLLLLSGIGPRAELEKHGIQVRHELEGVGQNLQDHLAVVLNVRTHTRRGISLHPSSLLQAVKALAQFVFRRRGMLTTNVIEAGAFVRSLPQESMPDMQLHCAPIMYRDHGRDMRLPASGYGYSMAINDGRPLSRGRVGLHSSNPLAPPLIDPNYLSHARDLQRLVLGVKMMRKIIAQPVLAVHNKCEINPGPQVQTDEQLEAWVRENVETAYHPVGSCKMGPASDAMAVVDARLRVHGLDGLRVIDASIMPTLVNGNTNQPVTMIGEKGASMILEDAAALERAV; encoded by the coding sequence ATGAGCGGTAACAAGTGGGATTACATTATTGTCGGTGGCGGGTCCGCCGGCTCAGTGCTGGCAAACCGTTTGAGTGAATGTGCCAGCAACCGTGTGCTGCTGCTGGAGGCCGGCCCGAGTGGACGCTGGAGCCCGTTGGTGGCTATCCCGGCCGGCGCGGTGGCGCTGATGAAGAGTCGTCGTTACAACTGGCTGTTTGAAACCGAGCCGCAGCCGCAACTGGCCAACCGCCGGATGTTTCAACCGCGTGGTCGCTGTCTCGGTGGTTCGAGCAGTATCAACCTGGCGGTCAATACCCGGGGGCAGCCTTGGGACTACGATGAGTGGGAGCGTTTGGGCTGCCCGGGTTGGGGCTTTCGCGATGTCTTGCCCTTTTTCAAGAAGTCGGAGAATTTCGAGCCTGTCAGTCAGCCTGCCGACGCGCCATTTCACGGCAAGGGCGGGCCGTTGAACATTGCTGAACGGCGATGGACCAGCCCCTACGGTCACGCCTTTCTCGAAGCTTGTGCGCAGGCCGGGTTGCCACGCAGTTCTGACCCTAATGGTGCCGATCAAGAGGGGGCGTGCCTGCAACGCGCCTACCAAAAAAACGGACGACGCTGCAGCAATGCCAGGGCCTACCTGAACCCGGCGCGTGACCGGGAAAACCTGCAGATCATCACCGGCGCCCATGCCACCCGTGTGCTGTTGGACGGCAAGCGCGCCGTGGGTGTCGAGTACATGCGCAACGGCAAGTTGTGCCAGGCCCGGGCAAGCGCCGAAGTCATTCTCAGCGGCGGCGCGTTCCAGTCGCCACAGCTTCTGCTGCTGTCGGGCATAGGCCCGCGGGCTGAGCTGGAGAAGCATGGCATTCAGGTTCGCCATGAACTGGAGGGGGTAGGGCAGAACCTGCAAGATCACCTCGCGGTCGTGCTCAACGTGCGTACGCACACCCGCCGGGGCATCTCTTTGCACCCCTCGTCGCTCCTTCAGGCGGTAAAAGCCCTGGCGCAGTTCGTCTTCCGTCGTCGTGGGATGCTCACCACCAATGTGATCGAGGCGGGGGCGTTTGTGCGTTCGTTGCCACAGGAGTCCATGCCCGACATGCAGTTGCATTGCGCGCCCATCATGTATCGCGATCACGGGCGTGACATGCGCTTGCCTGCGTCCGGCTACGGCTATTCGATGGCGATCAACGACGGTCGACCGCTCTCCCGCGGCCGGGTTGGCCTGCACAGCAGTAATCCGCTGGCACCTCCATTGATTGACCCTAACTACCTGAGTCACGCGCGTGACCTGCAACGACTGGTCTTGGGCGTCAAAATGATGCGCAAGATTATTGCCCAGCCGGTGCTCGCGGTGCACAACAAGTGCGAGATCAATCCTGGCCCGCAGGTGCAAACCGATGAGCAACTCGAAGCCTGGGTACGGGAGAACGTTGAAACGGCCTATCACCCAGTGGGCAGCTGCAAAATGGGCCCCGCCAGCGATGCGATGGCCGTGGTTGATGCGCGGTTGCGTGTGCACGGCCTCGATGGGCTGCGCGTGATCGACGCGTCAATCATGCCAACCCTGGTAAACGGCAATACTAACCAGCCAGTCACCATGATTGGCGAGAAGGGCGCGAGCATGATTCTTGAAGATGCCGCTGCCTTGGAGCGCGCTGTATGA
- a CDS encoding AMP-binding protein produces the protein MITPPCAKTVYELFQASANTYGDHTALTYLSNLEPLQEQHVSYNELLANINRSARLLLDLAGTRRPVVSMLLPNIPQSQYLLWAAASVGVANPINPLLSEDALYNLMLKAKTELMFVPGPTPGSDLWQKTLSVAQRLPHRPKCIAVLAPGGEYFFDALLPDYSDAELEPVLQPQADDIAAYFHTGGTTGLPKIACHTHANQVAAAHAYVRCMEASSTDVALNGLPLFHVAGALVNSLGGMASGLRMLLPTLSGFRNREVIQRHWQLVEHYGITISGGIPTSVAAMLDIPVGNHDISSLRFMISGGAPVPAALCEKLRETTGLNLYQAYGMTEAAGVITLPNLRCPSIPGSAGHVSGAMQVRIAESGEICVRGPTVFPGYLGQTESPLDDGWLRTGDLGRLDDQGNLFITGRAKDLIIRSGHNIDPALIENCLESHPQVSLAAAVGMPDEYAGELPVVFVQLRQGCVASIDELRQYAFDNIAERPACPKQIFLVDALPITAVGKIIKHRLREVAAAYVYNELARQRCGNELTVEVNQHADGSLVLNLDSVPLEHQSWCAEQAQRLGMGVHAVQ, from the coding sequence ATGATCACCCCACCTTGTGCGAAAACGGTGTATGAACTCTTCCAGGCGTCGGCCAACACTTATGGCGATCACACCGCGCTGACCTACCTCAGCAACCTGGAACCCCTGCAGGAACAGCACGTCAGCTATAACGAACTACTGGCCAATATCAACCGTTCAGCGCGCCTGCTTCTGGACCTCGCGGGCACCCGTAGACCGGTGGTCTCGATGCTGTTGCCGAACATTCCGCAAAGCCAGTATTTGCTCTGGGCCGCTGCCAGCGTAGGGGTTGCCAACCCGATCAACCCGCTGCTCAGTGAGGACGCGCTGTACAACTTGATGCTCAAGGCAAAGACAGAGTTGATGTTCGTACCTGGGCCGACGCCAGGTTCCGATCTGTGGCAGAAGACCCTGAGCGTGGCCCAACGGCTGCCACACCGGCCCAAATGCATTGCGGTGCTGGCGCCTGGAGGCGAGTACTTTTTTGACGCATTGCTCCCAGACTATAGCGATGCCGAATTGGAGCCTGTGCTTCAACCGCAGGCCGATGACATCGCGGCTTACTTCCACACCGGCGGCACCACAGGGCTGCCCAAGATCGCCTGCCACACCCACGCCAACCAGGTCGCGGCAGCGCACGCCTATGTGCGCTGCATGGAAGCCAGCTCGACTGACGTAGCACTCAACGGCTTGCCGCTCTTCCACGTCGCCGGTGCCTTGGTAAACAGCCTGGGCGGTATGGCGAGTGGCTTGCGCATGCTGCTGCCGACGCTTTCCGGATTCCGCAATCGCGAGGTGATCCAGCGTCACTGGCAACTGGTCGAGCACTACGGCATCACTATCAGTGGCGGCATCCCAACCTCGGTGGCAGCCATGCTCGACATCCCCGTTGGCAACCATGACATCAGCTCCTTGCGTTTCATGATTTCCGGTGGCGCGCCGGTGCCAGCAGCGCTCTGCGAAAAACTGCGAGAGACCACCGGGCTGAATCTGTACCAGGCCTACGGCATGACCGAGGCGGCCGGCGTCATTACCTTGCCTAATCTGCGTTGCCCTTCCATTCCAGGCAGCGCCGGGCACGTGAGCGGTGCAATGCAGGTGCGTATTGCCGAGAGTGGCGAGATCTGTGTGCGCGGGCCGACGGTGTTCCCTGGCTATCTCGGACAAACTGAAAGCCCACTCGACGATGGCTGGCTACGCACCGGCGACCTGGGCCGCCTGGACGATCAGGGCAACCTCTTTATCACCGGCAGGGCCAAGGATCTGATCATACGCAGCGGCCACAATATCGACCCGGCTCTGATAGAGAACTGCCTGGAATCCCATCCGCAGGTGTCACTGGCGGCTGCCGTCGGCATGCCCGATGAATATGCTGGTGAGCTGCCAGTGGTGTTCGTACAGCTACGACAGGGCTGCGTGGCCAGCATTGACGAACTGCGCCAGTACGCCTTCGATAATATCGCCGAACGCCCCGCCTGCCCGAAACAGATCTTCCTGGTCGACGCACTGCCGATCACAGCGGTGGGCAAGATCATCAAGCATCGCTTACGCGAGGTAGCGGCAGCCTACGTTTACAACGAACTTGCCAGGCAGCGGTGCGGCAATGAGCTGACCGTAGAGGTTAATCAGCACGCTGATGGCAGCCTGGTGCTCAATCTCGATAGCGTACCGCTTGAACATCAGAGCTGGTGTGCCGAGCAGGCTCAGCGTTTGGGGATGGGTGTGCATGCCGTGCAGTAA
- a CDS encoding coniferyl aldehyde dehydrogenase: MNAKAEIPVEFLQCLESQQAHFRNNRYPDAVQRVTDLKALVRLVADNREALIEAVNKDYGCRSRFETTFAEIAVTLDGLQDTIKRVKKWMKPQKRHVDPMQLPLARARLIPQPIGVVGVVVPWNFPIAMAFHPLTSIFAAGNSAMVKMSENSNHLAGLLKTLTPRYFPTGKLAFFEDGGGRGPAFTALEFDHVFFTGSPATGKAVMANAAQNLTPVTLELGGKSPAVVAPDYPIDKAAQRILWAKTFNAGQICTNVDYLFLPEGKVNAFVEAAKAYCAKHYPDINGGDYTAVIDQRAYDRLHAALDDAKAKGATLVNLIESQSPDASRRIMAPTIVLNPTEDMDLMQREIFGPILPIKTYRTREEVTAYINERPRPLAFYAYTNERSLADWYIYNTLSGGVTINDSLLHVSVHSLPFGGIGNSGMGHYHGYEGFQTFSKMRPVLYQGPIRAINMMLPPYGAKVEKMLNMMIRMKS, translated from the coding sequence ATGAACGCTAAAGCCGAAATCCCGGTTGAGTTTCTTCAATGCCTGGAAAGTCAGCAGGCCCATTTTCGAAACAACCGCTACCCAGACGCTGTACAGCGCGTAACTGACCTCAAAGCGTTGGTGCGCCTGGTGGCCGATAATCGTGAAGCGCTCATCGAGGCGGTCAATAAGGATTACGGCTGCCGTTCGCGCTTTGAAACGACCTTCGCCGAGATCGCTGTCACACTCGATGGCCTGCAAGACACCATCAAGCGGGTGAAGAAGTGGATGAAGCCGCAGAAGCGCCACGTTGATCCGATGCAACTACCGCTAGCGCGGGCCCGGCTAATTCCGCAGCCGATAGGTGTAGTGGGTGTTGTCGTGCCCTGGAACTTCCCGATCGCCATGGCATTTCACCCGCTGACGAGCATTTTTGCTGCGGGTAACAGCGCCATGGTGAAGATGTCAGAGAACTCAAACCATCTGGCGGGTTTGCTGAAGACACTGACGCCGCGTTATTTCCCTACAGGCAAATTAGCTTTTTTTGAGGACGGCGGTGGTCGTGGCCCAGCGTTTACCGCATTAGAGTTCGATCATGTTTTCTTCACCGGCTCACCAGCCACCGGTAAAGCGGTCATGGCCAATGCCGCGCAGAATCTGACGCCTGTTACGCTTGAACTCGGTGGCAAGTCGCCAGCTGTAGTCGCCCCGGACTACCCGATCGACAAGGCTGCGCAGCGCATTCTGTGGGCCAAGACGTTCAACGCCGGGCAAATCTGCACCAACGTGGATTACCTGTTCTTGCCTGAAGGCAAGGTGAACGCGTTTGTCGAAGCGGCAAAGGCCTATTGCGCCAAGCACTACCCCGACATCAATGGCGGCGACTACACCGCAGTGATCGATCAGCGCGCTTATGACCGCTTGCACGCTGCGTTGGACGACGCCAAGGCCAAGGGCGCGACGCTGGTCAATCTGATCGAGTCGCAGTCGCCCGATGCGAGCCGCCGAATCATGGCGCCGACCATCGTGCTCAATCCGACTGAAGACATGGACCTGATGCAGCGCGAGATCTTTGGCCCGATCCTGCCTATCAAAACCTACCGCACCCGCGAGGAAGTGACCGCCTACATCAATGAGCGTCCGCGCCCGCTGGCGTTCTATGCGTATACCAACGAGCGCAGCCTGGCGGACTGGTACATCTACAACACGCTCTCCGGTGGTGTGACCATTAACGACAGCCTGTTGCATGTCAGTGTTCACAGCCTGCCGTTCGGGGGCATCGGTAATAGCGGCATGGGGCACTACCATGGCTATGAAGGTTTCCAGACGTTTTCCAAGATGCGCCCGGTGCTGTATCAGGGCCCGATCCGGGCGATCAACATGATGCTGCCGCCCTACGGCGCGAAGGTGGAAAAAATGCTCAACATGATGATTCGCATGAAGAGCTGA
- a CDS encoding AraC family transcriptional regulator ligand-binding domain-containing protein — MIDFVRATALANFSEFAAKQGLNPEKMLQRAGLPRDLEQLPDSLISYSKLLDLMVLCELETGNRLFALQYGVAQGVNVFGSLLYLLNNARDVREALSELTAYYHIHSGAGQVAIDEKGKHAILTYTITDTSIAGYRQGSELALGVGMQLMRTLLGKRWQPQSFLIRHTPVAEPAQYRRVIGMSPSFNTTYNGYMFDAGLLDIPLESADPALHRLIRQHLDHQAQMSVQELPALVQRLIRNFMPDGHATLEYIATFMKISTRKLQRQLELEGISFQELLSETRQTMACHYLQDSTIKISQLADLLGYGDQSAFTRAFQRWYGQSPREWRKQLVDKPGNPQRRRQLSKT, encoded by the coding sequence ATGATCGATTTCGTGCGAGCCACGGCGCTGGCCAACTTCTCTGAGTTCGCCGCGAAACAGGGCCTGAACCCTGAAAAAATGCTCCAGCGGGCCGGCTTGCCGCGGGACCTGGAACAACTTCCCGACAGCCTGATTTCCTACAGCAAACTGCTGGATTTGATGGTGCTGTGCGAACTGGAAACCGGGAACCGGTTGTTCGCCCTGCAGTATGGAGTGGCCCAGGGGGTCAACGTCTTCGGCTCCCTGCTCTACCTGTTGAACAACGCCAGGGATGTCCGTGAAGCGCTGTCGGAACTGACCGCGTACTACCACATTCATTCGGGTGCGGGCCAAGTCGCTATCGACGAAAAAGGCAAGCACGCGATCCTCACCTACACCATCACCGACACGTCAATCGCGGGCTATCGCCAGGGTTCGGAGCTTGCATTGGGCGTTGGCATGCAGTTGATGCGCACACTGCTCGGCAAGCGCTGGCAACCCCAGTCGTTTCTGATCCGGCACACCCCGGTCGCCGAACCTGCGCAGTATCGGCGCGTCATTGGCATGTCCCCCAGTTTCAATACCACTTACAACGGGTACATGTTCGATGCCGGCTTGCTCGATATCCCGTTGGAGTCGGCCGATCCGGCCCTGCACAGGCTCATACGGCAGCACCTTGATCACCAGGCTCAGATGTCCGTCCAGGAGCTGCCGGCGCTGGTCCAGCGGCTCATTCGTAACTTCATGCCGGACGGCCACGCGACCCTCGAGTACATCGCCACCTTCATGAAGATCAGCACGCGCAAATTGCAGCGTCAGCTGGAACTCGAAGGCATCAGCTTTCAGGAATTGCTGTCGGAAACCCGACAAACCATGGCTTGTCACTATCTGCAGGACTCGACGATCAAAATTTCGCAATTGGCCGACTTGCTCGGCTACGGCGATCAAAGCGCATTCACTCGTGCATTCCAGCGCTGGTATGGGCAAAGTCCCCGGGAATGGCGCAAGCAGTTAGTCGATAAGCCAGGTAACCCGCAGCGACGGCGCCAATTATCAAAAACCTGA
- a CDS encoding Crp/Fnr family transcriptional regulator, translating into MTVKNLLDASASDLFRAVLCRYGVNEPELWEHLLQVLELRDYAPDQHIVRAGEMPTHFFVILNGLVRYYYSSPEGKDWNKAFFHEGALVGSLSAYLKQQPCTYSIEVLEKSRLVAVPLQIFTQQQGRSLQMQGMLDKVTREIMLRNESREALLLTCNSEQRYRWLRENENWLLARVPQYQLASYLSMDAVSFSRIKRKLGC; encoded by the coding sequence ATGACCGTGAAAAACCTTCTCGATGCGAGCGCTTCAGATTTGTTTAGGGCCGTGCTTTGCCGTTACGGCGTGAACGAGCCCGAACTCTGGGAGCACCTGTTGCAGGTGCTCGAACTGCGCGACTACGCCCCCGATCAGCACATCGTTCGTGCCGGCGAAATGCCGACGCATTTCTTCGTCATCCTCAATGGCCTGGTGCGCTATTACTATTCTTCGCCAGAAGGAAAGGACTGGAACAAAGCCTTTTTTCACGAAGGCGCGTTGGTCGGTTCACTTAGCGCCTATTTGAAGCAGCAACCTTGTACCTACAGCATTGAAGTGCTGGAGAAGAGTCGCTTGGTGGCTGTGCCGCTGCAGATTTTTACCCAGCAACAGGGGCGCTCCTTGCAGATGCAGGGGATGCTCGACAAGGTCACTCGGGAAATCATGCTGCGTAACGAATCGCGAGAGGCGCTGCTGCTGACCTGCAATAGCGAGCAACGCTATCGCTGGTTGCGCGAAAACGAAAACTGGTTGCTGGCGCGGGTCCCGCAGTACCAGCTCGCGAGCTATCTGAGTATGGATGCTGTGTCGTTCTCGCGGATCAAACGCAAGTTAGGCTGCTGA
- a CDS encoding AraC family transcriptional regulator ligand-binding domain-containing protein — translation MNYFVRSGALLGFSELVRELGQEPERLLREAGLSQAVTHSPDLYVPYVAMAELLRLAALRCKAPDFGVRLGNRQGLEVLGALGSCLCLQATVGDALQLLQKNMDFHARGLLWEISTSESSFAIHWRFAFAEDVDCEQLNALTLAVFAQGMRQLHDVDLPPLEVGLQIHKPVHAKAYEHAVRGPIRYDQAINLLSYPATLLDQPVVVNQRWRDHLTLQWRTGWQRLAPFSLARQVESAIDALLPTGECNLTMVAKLVELHPRSLQQRLKAQDSSFAHTLKSSRLRLAKHHLTSSSIDLTSLALNLGFADLTAFSRAFKQWTGMSPRKWRQLADSPEPTIE, via the coding sequence ATGAACTATTTCGTCCGAAGTGGCGCGCTTTTAGGGTTTTCCGAACTGGTTCGCGAACTGGGCCAGGAACCCGAACGCCTCTTGCGTGAAGCCGGGTTGAGTCAGGCAGTGACGCACTCCCCGGACCTCTACGTCCCTTATGTCGCGATGGCTGAGCTGCTGCGTTTGGCGGCATTACGCTGCAAGGCGCCAGACTTTGGTGTACGTCTGGGCAATCGTCAGGGACTGGAAGTGCTCGGCGCACTCGGCTCGTGCCTGTGCCTACAGGCCACCGTGGGTGATGCCTTGCAGTTGCTGCAGAAGAACATGGACTTTCACGCTCGCGGGCTTCTCTGGGAAATCAGCACATCCGAGTCGAGTTTTGCGATCCACTGGCGGTTTGCATTTGCCGAGGATGTGGACTGCGAACAGCTCAATGCACTAACCCTGGCGGTATTTGCCCAAGGCATGAGGCAACTGCATGACGTCGATTTGCCTCCGCTTGAAGTCGGCCTGCAAATCCACAAGCCTGTTCATGCCAAAGCCTACGAGCACGCTGTGCGCGGGCCGATTCGCTATGACCAGGCGATAAACCTGTTGAGCTATCCCGCCACCCTGTTGGACCAACCGGTAGTGGTTAATCAGCGCTGGCGAGATCACCTGACGCTGCAATGGCGCACTGGCTGGCAACGCCTGGCGCCCTTCAGCCTGGCCCGCCAGGTGGAAAGCGCCATCGATGCCTTGCTGCCAACCGGTGAGTGCAATCTGACCATGGTGGCCAAGCTTGTTGAATTGCATCCACGCAGCCTGCAGCAACGCCTCAAGGCGCAGGACAGCAGCTTTGCGCACACACTCAAATCGTCGCGCTTGCGGCTGGCAAAGCACCACCTAACCAGCAGCTCTATCGACCTGACCTCTCTGGCGTTGAACCTGGGCTTTGCCGACCTCACTGCATTCAGTCGCGCGTTCAAACAATGGACCGGCATGTCGCCACGCAAGTGGCGACAGCTGGCCGATAGTCCAGAGCCGACAATTGAGTGA